Within the Planctomycetaceae bacterium genome, the region TTGCGGTCGTCCTGCCAGGATCACTCGAAGAGGTCGGGGAACTCGCCGAAACCACCGGTCGTGATGCTGATGCAGCAGCGCGGCATTTCGTGCCCGTGAGCGATAAGATCCTTGCGTCCAGTGACCTGATGCAGCCCGAACAAACCGTGTCTGTGTTCTTTGAAGCTCCGGAAGAACCGGGCGTTTATCCCTACGTCTGCACGTACCCGGGCCATTGGCGCCGGATGTATGGCGCGCTCTATGTTGTTCAGGATCTTTCGTCCTGGGATGCGGATCCTGCCGCCTATATGGCGGCCCATCCGATGCCGGTGAAAGACACACTCCTGAAGTATCTTGGTCGCAACACCGACTGGCAGCTATCGGACCTGAAGGGAGATGCCATGCACCTGTCGCACCGAGCGAACAATTTCGCCGTTGGTCGGCAGTTGTTTAAGGTGGCCAGTTGTTCGGGGTGTCATAAGATGGCAAATGAGGGCACGAACGTGGGCCCCGATTTGACAAAGCTTCCCGTCGAGTACTCTGTCGTCGATGTTCTGGATCATATTCTGAATCCGTCGAAGAAAATTGACACCAGGTACCAGTCGAACACATTCGTTCTGACATCCGGCAAGGTGATTACAGGGCTGGTCATTGAAGACACCGATAAGGAAGTCCGGGTTGTGGACAACCCAACGACACCAGACAAGCCAGTGGTAATCAGAAAATCAGACATCGACGAGCGAAACGTGAGCGATGTCAGCATTATGCCCAGGGGAGTACTGAATAAGTTAACCCGGGAAGAGATTCTGGATCTGCTGGCATTTGTAGTGGCGAAAGGCGAAGCGCAGCACAAATTGTTTCAGACCCACGAACATCAACACTGATGACTGGACTCATCAGCGAAACGGACAGCCTTTGAGGAGAGACGCCAGGCCTGTCTTCCGAGAGATATCGACGGAGGACAGGCGAGCGTCCTGGATGCGACGCAAATCCCGCGACTTGTGGACGCCGGAAAGGGTTCCGGTTGTTGGACAGGCATCTTTGCCTGAGGATTCCTCAGGTCACCTCTGACTCACCGTCAACTGCGCTGGTTTTCTGGCGACGGACAGGCGGAAGCGGATGTGACTTGTGCAGCAGTTGCTTCAGCGGACTCCAGTTGGTTTTCAGCTGCAGCACAACAACGCTGCGATCCTGAAGCGGATAGGTATTGTCGTGTGAGAACGCGATTTGTTCGGTTCGTGGAAGGCTGGTGTCGATGAGTGAGATCCAGCGTTCCGATGGTTTGTGATGCGGCAGTCGGAAGTCGATCTTCTCCGGGTTTGAGTTGAACAGTACCAGAAGAGTATCCCCGGAGATTGGTTTGCCGCGATCGTCCACTTCGTCGATCGATGCACCATTCAGCCGCATTCCCAGTGCACGAACAGTTCCGGAATGCCATTCGTGGTCTGCAATCTCAACGCCCGCCGGCGTCAGCCATGCAATGTCTTTGACACCGGCACCGCGAATTCGTCGCCCCTGAAAGAAGTTCCTGCGTTTGAGTACAGGTTGTTTATGCCAGAGCGTTGTGAGCTCTCGGCAGAATTTCAGGAAGTGCTGATCGGCATCCTCGCCCCATTGCAGCCAGCTGATTTCATTGTCCTGGCAGTACGCATTGTTGTTCCCATGCTGCGTATGGCCGAGTTCGTCACCGCCACGCAACATGGGGACGCCCTGTGAGAGCATCAGCGTCGCCATGATATTCTTTCGCTGTTTCAGGCGGAGCGCGTTGATTTCGGCATCGTCCGTCTCGCCTTCGACCCCGCAATTCCAGCTGTTGTTATGACTATCGCCGTCGCGATTGTCTTCCAGATTCGCCAGGTTACGTTTTTCGTGATAGCTGACCAGGTCCCGCAGACAGAATCCGTCATGCGCAGTCACGAAGTTGATGCTTGCATACGGCTTTCGGCCATTGTGCTGATACAGGTCACTGCTGCCCGTGAGTCGAGTTGCAAGCTCGGACATGGCTCCCCCGTCCCCGGCCCAGAATCGACGAACGGTATCCCGATATCGTCCGTTCCACTCAGACCACAGATGTGGAAAGTTGCCAACCTGATAACCGCCACTTCCCAGGTCCCACGGTTCCGCGATGAGCTTCACCTGAGACAAGACCGGGTCCTGAAGAATGATGTCAAAGAAGGCACTCAGCTTGTCGACATCATGTAGTTCCCGGGCCAGGGCGCTGCACAAATCAAAGCGGAAGCCATCAACGTGCATTTCCTGAACCCAATACCTCAAACTGTCCATGATCAGCTGAAGCACTCGTGGGCACTGCATGTTGAGCGTGTTGCCGCAGCCGGTGAAGTCCTGGTAGTAGCGACGATTATTGGGCATCAGCCGATAGTACGATGCGTTGTCGATTCCCCGCATGGATAGTGTCGGTCCGAGCTCATTGCCCTCACCCGTATGGTTATAGACCACATCCAGAATGACTTCGATGCCCGACTGATGAAGCCGTTTCACCATGTTTTTAAATTCATGAATGACTTCTTCAGGCTGACTGGCGGCGGCGTAGCGACTGTCAGGAGCGAAAAACGAAAGGGTGTTGTAGCCCCAATAGTTCGACAAACCATTGGCGACCAGGTGTCGATCGTCGACGTGGTAGTGGATCGGCATTAATTCAACCGCCGTCACCCCCAGTTTTTTCAGGTGGTTAATTGCTGCACGCGAAGCCAGTCCGGAATACGTGCCGCGAATTGGTTCCGGCACATCCGGGTGCAGCTGAGAGAATCCTTTGACGTGGGTTTCGTAAATGAGCGTCTGGTGCCAGGGCGTTCTTGGATGTCGATCACGGCCCCATCGAAAATCGGAATCCACAACAACGGCCAACGGCGCACACCACGCATTGTCGCGGTCATCCATCATCAGGTCCGCGTCGCTGTGGGACACCTGATAACCAAACATCGCATCCGACCATTCAATGCCACGGCCGATTGACCGAGCGTAGGGGTCGAGCAGAATCTTGTGAGGATTGAATCGATGCCCGGCGTGTGGATCGTATGGTCCGTGCACTCGGTAACCGTATAACTGGCCAGGACGGACATCGGGCATGTAGGCATGCCAAACCAGATCGGTCTGCTCACGAAGCGGAATGCAAAAGGACTCAGAACGATCATTGACGTTCCTGAAGAGACACAGTTCCACTTTGGTCGCATGTTCCGAATACAGCGCAAAGTTCACACCACCTCCGTCCCACGTGGCGCCCAGAGGAAACGGTTTGCCCGGCCATACTCTCAATTCCGCGTGTGATGCCATGGTTTTTCAGATGTATCGAAATGGGAGAGATTGCGATCTGGCTCGGCCTGGCCCGCAAGTTGCCCCAAAGGAGGTTCGTCGAGCGTTGCAGAGAACCAGAAACTGAAGTTGGCCTGTTTTTGTGCTCCGGGTTTCTTCAAGTTATCGACGCATCCGGCACGACATGCATGATCCACCTAACCAGCACCGCAGGTTTCTCGCAAAAGAACCACCCAGACTGCTTAATCGGCATGAATCCCTTCAACACAACGGAACACTTGATCAGTATGATTGGTGCGTGCGGAGGGTTTGAAGAATCCGGTTAGGCGGACTGTGAGTGAATTCGACACCTTGACCGGGGGCTTTCACGGGTTGTTTGGTACTCCGACCCATCGAACAGCCTTGACCCTGACCGATACTCAGCTTCGAACCTCTTTTGTGCGCGCTTCAACAGCCGGACGAACGGTTTGAGTTGAGTGA harbors:
- the glgX gene encoding glycogen debranching protein GlgX gives rise to the protein MASHAELRVWPGKPFPLGATWDGGGVNFALYSEHATKVELCLFRNVNDRSESFCIPLREQTDLVWHAYMPDVRPGQLYGYRVHGPYDPHAGHRFNPHKILLDPYARSIGRGIEWSDAMFGYQVSHSDADLMMDDRDNAWCAPLAVVVDSDFRWGRDRHPRTPWHQTLIYETHVKGFSQLHPDVPEPIRGTYSGLASRAAINHLKKLGVTAVELMPIHYHVDDRHLVANGLSNYWGYNTLSFFAPDSRYAAASQPEEVIHEFKNMVKRLHQSGIEVILDVVYNHTGEGNELGPTLSMRGIDNASYYRLMPNNRRYYQDFTGCGNTLNMQCPRVLQLIMDSLRYWVQEMHVDGFRFDLCSALARELHDVDKLSAFFDIILQDPVLSQVKLIAEPWDLGSGGYQVGNFPHLWSEWNGRYRDTVRRFWAGDGGAMSELATRLTGSSDLYQHNGRKPYASINFVTAHDGFCLRDLVSYHEKRNLANLEDNRDGDSHNNSWNCGVEGETDDAEINALRLKQRKNIMATLMLSQGVPMLRGGDELGHTQHGNNNAYCQDNEISWLQWGEDADQHFLKFCRELTTLWHKQPVLKRRNFFQGRRIRGAGVKDIAWLTPAGVEIADHEWHSGTVRALGMRLNGASIDEVDDRGKPISGDTLLVLFNSNPEKIDFRLPHHKPSERWISLIDTSLPRTEQIAFSHDNTYPLQDRSVVVLQLKTNWSPLKQLLHKSHPLPPVRRQKTSAVDGESEVT